The Tepidisphaeraceae bacterium genomic sequence GTGCGCGCGGGCCTCGGTCAGCATCATGCCCGGCCGGACGATCGGTGGCACGTCGGGGCTGACGTGGACGATCACGTGCCGCTGGGCGATCGTGTCGACGAGCGCCAGCGGTTTACGCCGTAGCTCGGGCCGTCGTCGGCAGAGCCGGTCGATCGGCCACCGTTTCAGGTATACGCAGAGCGTTCGCATCGTCACGGTCCACCTCCAGGAGAACGACCTCACCCACCCGTCCTCCGTGACCGTGCAGCAGTTCCACGCTCCATCGCTGAACGTCCCGATCCCCCACCGCCGGCCGCGCCAGCCACCGCGTGGCGGCGGCGTAAAACGCACCGGGCACGTGCGGTCGCATGAACACACCGATGCCACCCCCCCGCTCCGCCGCCAGTTGCAGGCGACGCGCCGCGACGCGCGACAGGCGCGCGCCTGGTGCCGCGATCGTCGCGCTAACGCCACGGCAGCGCAGGCACTCGGTCAGCGCCCACAGCTCGTCGATCAGCGTGCGCGGGCGCAGCACGATCAACCGCGACAAATCCACCCCCGCCGCCACCAGCGCCGGGGGATACAGCTCACGTGACGGATCGCTCCAGACCAGGCAGCCCCCCGCCTGCTGGGCCGCACGCGCCAACCGCACCGCCAGCAGCTTGGGCGTCGGCGCCAGCGCTGGCGACAACAACTCATGCACCGCCCCCCGGCGAAACTGCCCGGTGGGCGCCAGCCCGTCCCACCCCGCCAAACCCGTCCGAAACGCCCCCTGCTCCGGCGGCCCCTGCACCAGCGCATCCAGCGCGTGCCGCAACTGCGCACGGCTCACCACCACACCAAACTCCTTCCCAAAAGTTCGCATTATGTTAGGGTATTGATCCGGCCGCCCATCCGTCAATGATTTCCATATCAGATTGGTTTGTCTGTAGTTAAACCCGCGCGAGCTTCAACAGGCGATCTACGATGAGACCGCTTCCGCTGGGGTTAACAGCCATCAACCGATCAACTAATAGTGGTGGGTCGTCCGACAGAAAATTAAACAGCCGCATCAACAAATGCCGGGAACCCTGTTGCGCAGCAGATGACGCGCACCATCCGCCGAAGGACTCGCCCTTCTATGGCATCTCGGTCAAGTCCACAGAAATGATCGACACCGGTGAGACCGGCGACAAACGAAAAAGCCCTTTGACGATCGTCAAAGGGCTTCGTGCATCTTCAAAGTCGGGGCGACAAGATTTGAACTTGCGACCTCTTGACCCCCAGTCAAGCGCTCTAAACCAAGCTGAGCTACGCCCCGAACTGGCGAAACGAGAGCATATTCTATTTTGGAACGCGCGACAAGCCGAAGGCTAGCAATCGGCCCATCCTAGCGTGGAAGTGCGTTCCCCAGCGTCAGTTGGCGCTGGAGTTGGCACTGGCCCACTGGTCGTAATTCTGCATGGCCATGTCGAGCGTGATCGCCAGTTGCTCGCCGGTGCCCCCCTTGATGACGGCATTCTGGATCAGGCGTTGACGGTGCGATTCGCGCAGCTTCTGGAACTGCTGGCTCATCAACCGCTCGCGGATGCCGGCCTGCACGGCCATGTCGCCGAACGGCGTGACGGTGCCGTCCTGAATCGATTCGACCTTGGCGATGTAGAACGCCCCACCGTCGGCGATGACGTCGGTCACTTCGCCGGGCTTCGTGGCCCAGACAGCGTCCTCGACCTTCTCGTGGACGTAGCTGTCCTTCTTCATGTCCTTCAGCAAGCTGCCCGTGCGGCGTGCGATCGGGTCGTCGTTCGCCTCGGAGGCCGCCAGTTCGGCGAAATCTTCGGTAAGGGCGCGCTGGCGAATCTCACGCGCCCGCCGCTCGGCGGCGTCGCGGCCGCCGTGCTGCTTCGGGTCGATCTTGATCACGCGGAACGTCGCCTGGCCGAACTGCGTGTACAGGTTCGCGTTGCCGTCGTAGTACTGACGCATGTCGGCGGCGTTCACGCGGATCAGCGGCATCAGCTTGCGCCACGTGAAGACCTTCACGAGGTTCTGCTGGTACTGCTTGCGCACCTCTTCGTCGAACTCCAGCCCCTGCGAGCGGTAGTTCTCCAGCGCCTGCTGCACCGATCCGCCCGCCCGCGTGATCTCCTGCAGGCGCCACTGCATGGTCATCATGTCGGCGCTACGCTTTTCTTCCTCGTTCAGCCGACTCTCGGCCGCGGCGATTTCGAGTTCGTTCATCAC encodes the following:
- a CDS encoding peptidyl-prolyl cis-trans isomerase, producing MDSWRVTLATAVCATTLVGGCRSTPSAQPLTPSSFYSNQNPAADPPDHPLDKPGVIDYDAPRRPEKSTPAEPLILAPKPAPVPTPAPAPATTGPTSLNGGAPVTQQYEDEGFQVVGFVVAEVNGNPIFADQVIKQLKSALAAEARKLDRDDFRKAAGELIKRQIDTLVMNELEIAAAESRLNEEEKRSADMMTMQWRLQEITRAGGSVQQALENYRSQGLEFDEEVRKQYQQNLVKVFTWRKLMPLIRVNAADMRQYYDGNANLYTQFGQATFRVIKIDPKQHGGRDAAERRAREIRQRALTEDFAELAASEANDDPIARRTGSLLKDMKKDSYVHEKVEDAVWATKPGEVTDVIADGGAFYIAKVESIQDGTVTPFGDMAVQAGIRERLMSQQFQKLRESHRQRLIQNAVIKGGTGEQLAITLDMAMQNYDQWASANSSAN